In Apium graveolens cultivar Ventura chromosome 10, ASM990537v1, whole genome shotgun sequence, the following are encoded in one genomic region:
- the LOC141692228 gene encoding uncharacterized protein LOC141692228: MGPTEDWGNKSWTVDCVCGVNFGDGKEMVNCDECEVWVHTRCSRYVKSEKIFKFEKCKRKSKRGENMKDKVADSLLGMENKSGENVGSSRTSWTGKVPREERAHVQGVVGGESAGTGIFGSALWRASGYVHKKFGFQYKEFDWNDGNETDGNEGGGNELGSEGSNWGALSLLNNYKEVGVGGSVSFGAGRRTRDEESNKKKGEEGEEALQETRLNSTEKNRSNLA, from the coding sequence ATGGGGCCAACGGAAGATTGGGGAAATAAATCATGGACGGTGGATTGTGTGTGTGGAGTGAATTTTGGTGATGGAAAGGAAATGGTGAATTGTGATGAGTGTGAAGTGTGGGTGCACACGAGGTGTTCGAGGTACGTAAAGAGCGAGAAAATATTTAAGTTTGAGAAATGTAAGAGGAAGAGTAAGAGGGGTGAGAATATGAAGGATAAGGTTGCTGATAGTTTGCTTGGAATGGAGAATAAGAGTGGGGAGAATGTGGGGTCTAGCAGGACGTCTTGGACAGGGAAAGTTCCGAGGGAGGAGAGGGCGCATGTGCAAGGAGTGGTTGGTGGGGAAAGCGCGGGAACGGGGATTTTTGGGTCGGCTTTGTGGAGGGCAAGCGGGTATGTACATAAGAAGTTTGGTTTTCAGTATAAGGAGTTTGATTGGAATGACGGGAATGAGACTGATGGTAATGAGGGTGGTGGAAATGAGCTTGGTAGTGAGGGTAGTAATTGGGGAGCGTTGTCTTTGTTGAATAATTATAAAGAGGTGGGTGTTGGTGGTAGTGTAAGTTTTGGTGCGGGGAGGAGAACAAGAGATGAAGAAAGTAATAAAAAGAAAGGGGAGGAAGGCGAGGAAGCACTACAAGAAacaaggctaaattcgaccgaaaaaaatcggtcgaatttagcttaA
- the LOC141692229 gene encoding uncharacterized protein LOC141692229 has translation MVLVEVGSGSFRRDHHTEEDAEVNQRLYLDLLEEKRENSQLRLAAYQQRAARYYNKKLKGQLLKVGNLVLRKVMPNTKNPQHGVFGANWEGPYRIKVILWKGTYHLEDMDGKLLPRPWNAEYFRKYYQ, from the coding sequence ATGGTCCTCGTGGAAGTTGGTTCGGGATCGTTTCGCAGAGACCATCATACAGAGGAAGATGCTGAAGTTAATCAAAGGCTTTATTTGGATCTCTTGGAAGAGAAAAGGGAAAATTCTCAGCTAAGGCTCGCAGCGTATCAGCAACGTGccgcaaggtattataacaagaagCTAAAGGGACAATTACTGAAGGTGGGAAATTTGGTACTTAGGAAAGTGATGCCCAACACGAAGAACCCccaacatggagtgtttggagctaattgggaaggaccatataGAATAAAGGTGATCTTGTGGAAagggacttatcaccttgaagataTGGATGGGAAGCTGCTTCCGCGACCGTGGAACGCGGAATATTTCCGAAAGTATTACCAGTAA